TGAAAGGTTTTTGGATGATTACAGAGCTATGAACCCCACAAGATACTCCCATGCTGATCTCAAAAAGATGACAAATCAATTCAGGGATGAATTGGGGCAAGGAGCTTATGGAACTGTGTTCAAAGGAAAGCTAACCAGTGAGATTCCGGTGGCTGTTAAGGTTCTAAGCAATTCATCCGAAAAAGGAGAGGAATTCGTCAACGAGATGGAAACAATGGCTAGGATTCACCATGTCAATGTAGTCCGCTTGATTGGCTTCTGTGCTGATGGATTTAGACGAGCTCTCGTTTACGAGTACTTGCCAAACGATTCGCTGCAGAAGTTCATATCTTCAGCAAACGCCAAGAATGTTTTCCTTGGCTGGGAAAGGCTGCATCATATTGCCCTCGGATCGTAGCCAAAGGGATTGAATATCTTCACCAGGGTTGTGACCAAACAATCCTCCACTTTGATATCAAACCCCATAATATCCTGCTGGACAATGACTTCAATCCCAAGATTGCAGATTTCGGTCTGGCTAAGTTGTGTTCCAAGTATAAAAGTGCTATTTCCATGACAAGAGTTAGGGGAACCGTCGGCTACATAGCACCTGAAGTGTTCTCAAGAAACTTTGGGAATGTCTCCTACAAGGCAGACGTGTACAGTTTTGGAATGTTGGTGTTAGAAATGGTTGGTGGAAGGAAAAATGTTGATGAAACAGCAGAAAATGGTGATCAAGTATACTTCCCAGAATGGATTTATAATCTCttagaagaaggagaagaccTGCGGTTGAACATCAAGGAAGAAGGGGATGCTGAAATTGCGAAGAAGCTAGCCATTGTGGGACTGTGGTGCATCCAGTGGAACCCAGTGGACCGCCCTTCCATGAAAATTGTTGTCCAGATGCTGGAAGGTGAAGGAGACAGGTTAAGTACACCTCCTAATCCTCTTAGCTCCACAGCTCCGAAGAGAAAGACTGCAAGTATAGCAGGGCGACGTCTACATCAAGAATTGGCAGCCATCTCAGAAACAGAGTAATCATGTATTTTGTGGTCGTCATTGCATTCAAGGATGTGATCTATGAGCTTCTTGCGGTGGATTCCGAGTAATTCGTGGCTTTTTAAGGGCTCTTATAGAGCAACATTAGTATTTTGAGATAGTCTCTCAAATTCTACACTTTGTCTATGATTACGAAGTCTGAGGATTGAGCTTGCTCAAACCTttgaccacaaaaaaaaaaatcaccaataaTTAAGTAGTGGATACAGTGAAAGttgttagtaattttatttaattttggagGCATTTATTATGTGTATCCCTTAGTTAATAACTAGGTTGTCAATAAGTTGTGCGAGACATCATTATTTTAGCTTGGTTGGTGGTCAACTTAATACCCAACCAATTTGAAtgagtataaaaataaaaaaagtcttcAATTCAATCCGTgatttatcaaaactcaatttacATTTTGTGACTAAATAAGCATTTAGTAACACTTTAGAGGTTAATTTGAGGTTTCCCTATAATTAATCAGCATCTGGCTTTTCAGGGGACTTGAATAACTTGTCGTCTTCAAGAATATTTAgatatgaaaagaaaggaaagttaAGTGTCAATTTATAAGCCCTTTGAGTTTTTAGAAAGAGTAGGGGCAATGACATATCGGCTTGCTTTGCCACCTAATCTATCTTCCatagtttttgtggttgtttggtattgtagttaTGGGTGAGGTTCACCCACAACTATAATTTTTTCCGTTTGGTAACATTCCCACCACAATTTTTCAATGGTGGATCCCACCATTAACTGTGGTGCAACCACAGGTATCAAGAAGCAGCTCTCGGCTGCTTCTTGTAATGGGAAAATGGATGAACagatgctccactgttcatccattttcttttaacagtggagcatggcttcACTATTCATCCATTTTCTTCTATGAATAGTAAAATTGATTCGGTCGGACCGGTCCGGTTTAAAGCTAAAAATGTATTGAACTGAGTTCCatccaagaaaataattttttttttatttttaattgtgttttattcaaaaaccttGTCACGAACcaaatcccggatccatgaccgacACATAgacaaggttcccctccaaggttccatacctatgcgaacccaaacttacatacaatctatcctttaaacaactcaatcagagttcaaCACATCATTTAACAACAAACTAAaactttataacataatttaattgtctaatacaagagttaatatatttcatagtttttggagcactaacttgacataaaaggaaggtaCAAATCACAACtaaaaagcaggttcggaaggttcaacaaaagtaacctgctatcaagctataagcctgaaaagaataataatgagagggtgagttcaaacaactcagtgagtagataataattcaatatacacacacgacaGGTAATAACAATGATATGATATGCATTTCTTTGTGattctataaatatttattatgccTCGATATAAGACTTGTCAGTAACTTCATGCTAATAAAGAGTAATTAGCCTATATGCACATAGTATTCTATATATCTAGGTGGTAAGAGAGACCTCAACATGTAGCGACTTATCCTCCTACAGTAATCACCTTTGGGTTTCATCTGGTCACCTTTGGATGTTATCTAGTCATCTTCGGGTGTTATTTGATATCTAACATGTACTCCACTACTTTATGATAATATGCttaatatgtatatgtatattcaTTTGATTCTATAATTTTGGAATGATATAATATTCTGAAGATTATAAaatactttgtaattttttttaaataacttgttcttttgatatgtccgtTCTGAGACTTAGCGTAAGTAAAGTgtcttgttgacattgcttctATGTTACCGGTCATGGACTCAAGATTCTGACGTTGGCTATGCAAATGTCCATTAATCAAATTCTTGAGAGATTGggcattttaatataaaacttgaattgaaGCCTACCTTTTTGAAATCACAGATTAAAACgaacaaaatcaagaagaatAATGCATCAGCAATATGCAGACACAATTTGATGTAAAAATTTCATCCGATAAGAACACAGAATCAGTTCAAGTCAACCAGGACTCTCTTATTGAAGCTGAAGCTTGAAGTACCGAACCTAACCGCCCTATCATGCCCTGAGGCTTTCTCATCGCTGCCTATAGATCTGAGTCAATAAGCAATCTCAACTCACGGGACAAGCTTCCCATGCACATGAGCAGAGTATTTCATAGCAGGAGCATTTAATTAGATGCATTTTCAACCATGCTTGACTTGATTCCGAATGAATAATCATTGGTGACATGGAAGATGACTTCTCCACCAGTTGTTCCATTGGCTTCTCATCtagattttttagaaaaacaggTTCTTTCGGAGGCTTATTGAGTTGCAGTTTTGCTTTCCAATATCTCCTTTCAAGCTACAACACATCTCCACCGCGCAAACTTATATTATTTACGTTCATTGCAAGTGTTTCTTCTCAGGCCGACACATATTCATTCATGGTATATCTATTTGGTATACCACCACAACTTTACACTCTTTGAACCTATACATTCTATCTTTCACTTTTCTATATTTCTGCTTCTTCATTCTCCTGTCCACAAACTTATCCTTTGTTATTATTACAATAATCAGTCTTCTTCTTGTCCTCAACCCTGCTATCTTTTTTTGACCAAGAGCTCTTGCGCGTGCTACCAAGTGTCTCTTCAATTTCCTATCAGCCCGAGAGCCTGTAGAACACGAAGCTCATTAGAGACTTGGTCATGAAACCCAATCTGCCAGTAAATCTGGCTTGGAATTCCTGCCAATGCATTTATACTTTTCAGATTCTTCCTTCTGCCTGCCATTTCCAACAGCAAAACATTGTTCCCCAAAGCTATAAATATCAGCTTTGTATGAGACATACGCGCCGATGTTCTTGTAGGAACAGGTTCTGGCGCCATGTTATCCTATCGTTCCCCCGCTGCAGTTGAGAGATTTAAGACTCTCATTTGTTGGACACAATCCTAGCAAGTCCAAAATCAGCAAACTTTTGGAGTGAAATGTTCATCGAGAAGAATGTTGTGAGGCTTGATGTCAAAATGTAGGATCTGCATCTCACAACCTCGATGTAGATATTCGATGCCATGAGCTACTCCAAGGGAAATCTCAAGCAGTTTTTCCCAACTTAAGGAGACAGATCTTTCttgagaaaaaatgaaattattgagAGATCCATTGGGCATGAAATCATATACAAGAGCGCGCTTTGATCCCTCAGCACAAAAACCAACTAGTTGAACTACATTGGTGTGGTGAATCCTTCCAATGGTAGCGACTTCATTGATGAAATCTTGTCCATTAGCCTTGGATTTGCCCAGCAATTTTATCGCTGCAGAATGTCCACTGCGAAGCTTTCCCTTATACACGCAACCAAAACCTCCTTTGCCCAACTCTTCCTTGAAACCTCCGGTCATCTTCTTAATCTCTGAATAAGAATACCTCACGACTGGCATAAGATTGTTATGAGTATGTAGGAATTCCTCAAACTGTATCATTGCTGATTAGATGCTCTTCGTCGCCATTTATAGATCAAGAATGCAATCACAAACGGACTCCCAAAGATAAATTTTGCCCCCTGAAGTAGTTCTGTGTGTGAAATTTGAGGGGGGAAATCAAGACGgaaatcattattatttcttattaattatcAGATAAATACACAACATGGGTTAGGTTTGGTGTTAGAATTTTTTCGCCtagttgaaaaatcatataaaatctaGACCATCATGATTTGTAGAAAGGGTTCGATCAAGTTTCATACGAACATACTCAGTAACCTAAAGGTCTGTCTCAGGCATTAGGCCTCCTAATAACCAATATCATTTTCTATCTGCTAATAAAATACGatcaaaaatcataaactaaaaaaatatataaataatcaataaagGAAGTTCTTACCAATTAATGCCAATACACACAGGAGGACGTCTGCACAGAAGGTTAACAAATTTAGAGATATTTTAGAAAGAACTGTTTGGAATTATGGAATCAAGCATGAAAAAATTGGGAGATAGAATCCTCACCTCTGGTTATCACAAGCCAAGAATATTCTGTTGGACCAAGTGATCAGTTACAAAAATTAGATTTGTGATTTGATCAAATAATACAAGATGAAGAGAATTAAGAAGCAGAAGATGCAtggcataaaaaaattagattggaAGCAATCATCTGTTATCTATATGATATCACCAACTGCAGCCTGCGATAGCTAGATTGAATTGACTGTGAGATCCTCAAGACTACAATAGGCTACTGAAAACACAGTTGCCAGAAATGGGGAATTCATgccaaaagaatttgaaaatagaaaaatgaacTGTTAGTTACTCAATATTGCCCACCTTTGCATTTTCCATGGTACGAATCATCGATGTAGCAAATACCTACACAGCTTCCACACATGCTATTGTGCCATGAAAGCTCAAACCCATATGCCAGCTGACTGTGAATTTCCTTAAAGGACATGTTCTTGTAATCCTTGTCTGGCAACAACGTCATCCTCTCTAAGCTGCACAGTTCCATCAGATCCGAAGCCTTCATCCCACCAACATTCACATAAGAACGCATCAAGAGTGAAACATTGGAAGATTTTTCTCCATTAAGGCAAGTACCAGTTTCTACGTACAGAGGAGAATCCACTGGATTTGCACAGTTTATAAAAATCATCATCTGCGATAACGGGAGCGGCTTGTATTTGGGAAACCATTTCGGCCCTGTCCTTTTGTATTGAAACCATGTATATGGATATATGATAAAATCTAAGCTTGTATTTGTTGAAGTAAAAATAGTATATTCCCCTCTGGAATTACCTAATCTTGCAtatgttaaagaaaaatcagGAAGCGAAGAGCAATCATTTTCTTCAACACCAGGATCCACCACTCGGATTGTCAAGTTGTTGTAGTTGATTGCCTGCACGTAGTATTTTCGTGAGTCTAAATACAAAACTGTGGAGGTGTTTTTCTCGCAATGGAGGGTATAGAAAGGGTTTCCACAGTTAGATGGATCACTGTTTAGTGTAAAGAGGTAGCTAATAGTATGATTGCCACAAGAAGAAGGGGCACAGAGATTGGTATCCTTGCAGTTGCTGGTTTGGAAGACTAGCAGGGAGAGTAGTAAGCCAAGGTAGCAAGCAAGGAGGAGCCTAGCCATGGGTGGAGAAAGAGTGTGTAGTCCATGAACAATCCATCAAGTCTTTAAAGACAACAGTTAGAGcagtattattaaataataatataaattatattttacaacttaacagcttaaatttatttaatagagaaagagaaacataaattaatGAAGTTAAAATCTAAAGGCCAGTTTTTCAAGGTGCGAGTTTCGTCAGCATGTTAAGATTACCAAATCATCCTTTGGAAATGCCAAAGTCACAATAATGAAGTAAAGACAACGTGATAACCTTCTTGGCGATAACTTGTGAAAAAAGTCGAAGACCAACCCAAGTCTACGCTTCCCTCCTCTT
This Populus alba chromosome 7, ASM523922v2, whole genome shotgun sequence DNA region includes the following protein-coding sequences:
- the LOC118032083 gene encoding uncharacterized protein; the encoded protein is MARLLLACYLGLLLSLLVFQTSNCKDTNLCAPSSCGNHTISYLFTLNSDPSNCGNPFYTLHCEKNTSTVLYLDSRKYYVQAINYNNLTIRVVDPGVEENDCSSLPDFSLTYARLGNSRGEYTIFTSTNTSLDFIIYPYTWFQYKRTGPKWFPKYKPLPLSQMMIFINCANPVDSPLYVETGTCLNGEKSSNVSLLMRSYVNVGGMKASDLMELCSLERMTLLPDKDYKNMSFKEIHSQLAYGFELSWHNSMCGSCVGICYIDDSYHGKCKEYSWLVITRDVLLCVLALIGL